The following are encoded together in the Streptococcus oralis genome:
- the pta gene encoding phosphate acetyltransferase — protein MEVFESLKANLVGKNARIVLPEGEEPRILQATKRLVKETEVIPVLLGNPEKIKIYLEIEGIMDGYEVIDPQHYPQFEEMVAALVDRRKGKMTEEEAHKVLVEDVNYFGVMLVYLGLVDGMVSGAIHSTASTVRPALQIIKTRPNVTRTSGAFLMVRGTERYLFGDCAININPDAEALAEIAINSAITAKMFGIEPKIAMLSYSTKGSGFGESVDKVVEATKIAHDLRPDLEIDGELQFDAAFVPETAALKAPGSIVAGQANVFIFPGIEAGNIGYKMAERLGGFAAVGPVLQGLNKPVNDLSRGCNADDVYKLTLITAAQAVHQ, from the coding sequence ATGGAAGTTTTTGAAAGTCTCAAAGCCAACCTGGTTGGCAAAAATGCTCGTATCGTTCTCCCTGAAGGGGAAGAGCCTCGTATTCTTCAAGCAACAAAACGCTTGGTAAAAGAAACAGAAGTGATTCCTGTTTTGCTTGGAAACCCTGAAAAAATTAAAATTTATCTCGAAATCGAAGGGATCATGGATGGTTATGAAGTCATTGACCCTCAACATTATCCTCAATTTGAAGAAATGGTTGCTGCCTTGGTAGATCGTCGTAAGGGCAAAATGACTGAAGAAGAAGCGCACAAAGTTTTGGTTGAAGATGTCAACTACTTTGGTGTGATGCTAGTCTACTTGGGCTTGGTTGACGGTATGGTATCTGGTGCGATTCACTCAACTGCCTCAACAGTTCGCCCAGCCCTTCAAATTATCAAAACTCGCCCAAATGTAACGCGTACTTCAGGTGCCTTCCTCATGGTACGTGGTACGGAACGTTACCTATTTGGAGACTGTGCCATTAACATCAATCCAGATGCAGAAGCCCTGGCTGAAATTGCGATCAACTCAGCAATTACAGCTAAGATGTTTGGTATTGAACCTAAAATTGCTATGCTAAGCTATTCTACTAAAGGTTCAGGATTTGGTGAAAGTGTTGATAAGGTAGTGGAAGCTACAAAAATTGCTCACGACTTGCGCCCTGACCTTGAGATTGATGGTGAATTGCAATTTGACGCTGCCTTTGTTCCTGAAACTGCAGCTCTTAAAGCTCCAGGAAGTATCGTAGCTGGTCAAGCAAATGTCTTTATCTTCCCAGGTATCGAAGCCGGAAATATCGGTTACAAGATGGCTGAGCGCCTTGGTGGTTTTGCGGCTGTCGGACCTGTTTTACAAGGTTTGAACAAACCTGTTAACGACCTTTCTCGTGGATGTAATGCAGATGATGTGTACAAGTTGACCCTTATCACAGCAGCTCAAGCAGTTCATCAATAA
- the mutY gene encoding A/G-specific adenine glycosylase: protein MLDLKEYDIVMWPEEKIISFREKLLNWYDENKRDLPWRRSKNPYRIWVSEIMLQQTRVDTVIPYYERFLDWFPTVESLANAPEDRLLKAWEGLGYYSRVRNMQAAAQQIMADFGGQFPNTYEGISSLKGIGPYTAGAISSIAFNLPEPAVDGNVMRVLARLFEVNHDIGVPSNRKIFQAMMEILIDPKRPGDFNQALMDLGSDIEAPVNPRPEESPVKEFSAAYQNGTMDVYPIKEPKKKPLPIYLKALVVRNDRGQYLLEKNESEKLLAGFWHFPLIEVDDFSSDDDQIDLFSQVKEESRAFGPSPQENFEQDYDLEVNWSQQVFDQVKHVFSHRKWHIQILAGQVTETKQFSDREIRWVSPQEFSDYPLAKPQQKIWKAYKTTFGDKGLQ from the coding sequence ATGTTAGATTTGAAAGAATACGATATCGTCATGTGGCCAGAGGAGAAGATCATTTCTTTTCGTGAAAAACTCCTCAACTGGTATGATGAAAACAAGCGAGATTTGCCTTGGCGGAGAAGTAAAAATCCTTATCGCATCTGGGTATCTGAAATCATGCTCCAGCAGACCAGGGTGGATACAGTTATTCCCTACTACGAACGATTCTTGGACTGGTTTCCAACAGTAGAAAGTCTGGCCAATGCCCCTGAAGATCGTTTGTTGAAGGCTTGGGAGGGATTGGGCTATTATTCTCGAGTACGCAATATGCAGGCTGCAGCTCAGCAGATTATGGCTGACTTTGGTGGTCAATTTCCAAACACCTATGAAGGAATTTCTAGTTTAAAAGGGATTGGCCCTTATACTGCGGGAGCTATTTCCAGTATCGCTTTTAATTTGCCTGAGCCAGCGGTCGATGGCAATGTCATGCGAGTTTTGGCACGTTTGTTTGAGGTTAATCATGATATCGGAGTTCCCAGCAATCGAAAGATTTTCCAAGCTATGATGGAAATCTTGATTGACCCGAAACGACCAGGTGATTTTAACCAAGCTCTGATGGATTTAGGTTCTGACATAGAGGCACCAGTTAACCCTCGACCAGAAGAAAGCCCTGTTAAGGAATTTAGCGCAGCCTATCAGAATGGGACCATGGATGTATATCCGATTAAAGAACCCAAGAAAAAGCCTCTCCCAATTTATCTCAAGGCTTTGGTTGTACGCAATGACCGTGGTCAATATCTACTTGAGAAAAATGAAAGCGAGAAACTACTAGCCGGTTTTTGGCATTTTCCATTGATTGAAGTTGATGATTTCTCAAGTGATGACGATCAGATAGATCTCTTTTCTCAAGTCAAAGAGGAAAGCAGAGCATTTGGACCAAGTCCTCAAGAAAACTTTGAGCAGGATTATGATTTAGAAGTGAATTGGTCCCAGCAAGTATTTGACCAGGTCAAGCATGTATTTAGTCATCGGAAATGGCACATTCAAATCCTAGCTGGTCAGGTGACAGAAACAAAACAGTTTTCAGACAGAGAAATTCGTTGGGTTTCTCCTCAGGAGTTTTCTGACTATCCACTTGCGAAACCTCAACAAAAAATTTGGAAGGCTTATAAAACAACTTTTGGAGATAAAGGCCTACAGTAG
- a CDS encoding RluA family pseudouridine synthase, which yields MRFEFTADEHVKVKNFLKKHEVSKGLLAKIKFRGGAILVNGQPQNATYLLDIRDRVTIDIPAEEGFESLETIDRPLDILYEDDHFLVLNKPYGVASIPSVNHSNTIANFIKGYYVKQEYENQQVHIVTRLDRDTSGLMLFAKHGYAHARLDKQLQRKSIEKRYFALVKGAGVLEPEGEIIAPIARDEDSIITRRVAKGGKYAHTSYKVVASYGNIHLVDIRLHTGRTHQIRVHFSHIGFPLLGDDLYGGSLDDGIQRQALHCHYLSFYHPFLEQDLQLESPLPDDFSNLITQLSTNTL from the coding sequence ATGAGGTTCGAATTTACCGCAGATGAGCACGTCAAAGTCAAAAATTTCCTCAAGAAACATGAGGTTTCCAAGGGACTTTTGGCTAAGATTAAGTTTCGAGGCGGGGCTATTCTGGTCAATGGCCAACCTCAAAATGCGACTTATCTCTTAGATATTAGAGACAGGGTAACTATTGACATTCCAGCAGAGGAAGGCTTTGAGAGCCTTGAAACTATTGATCGACCACTCGATATTTTATATGAGGATGACCATTTTCTGGTTTTGAATAAGCCTTATGGAGTAGCTTCCATCCCCAGTGTTAATCATTCCAATACCATTGCTAATTTTATTAAGGGCTACTATGTCAAACAAGAATATGAAAACCAGCAAGTTCACATCGTGACTAGGCTTGATAGAGATACATCTGGTTTGATGCTTTTTGCCAAGCACGGCTACGCTCATGCACGTTTAGACAAGCAACTGCAACGAAAGTCTATCGAAAAACGTTACTTTGCTTTAGTTAAAGGAGCTGGTGTCTTGGAGCCTGAAGGGGAGATTATCGCCCCGATTGCGCGTGATGAAGATTCCATTATCACGAGACGAGTTGCCAAGGGTGGGAAATACGCCCATACATCATATAAAGTTGTCGCGTCTTATGGAAATATTCACCTAGTCGATATTCGTCTTCATACTGGGCGAACTCATCAGATCCGAGTGCATTTTTCTCACATCGGTTTTCCTCTTTTAGGAGACGATCTCTATGGAGGAAGTTTAGACGACGGCATTCAGCGTCAGGCCTTGCATTGCCATTATTTATCTTTTTATCATCCCTTTCTAGAGCAAGATTTGCAACTAGAAAGTCCCTTGCCGGATGATTTCAGCAATCTTATTACTCAGTTATCAACTAATACTCTTTAA
- the yycF gene encoding response regulator YycF: MKKILIVDDEKPISDIIKFNMAKEGYEVVTAFNGREAIELFEAEQPDIIILDLMLPEIDGLEVAKAIRKTSSVPIIMLSAKDSEFDKVIGLELGADDYVTKPFSNRELQARVKALLRRTDLVSVDSQESDEKKTQPLQIGDLEIVPDAYVAKKYGEELDLTHREFELLYHLASHIGQVITREHLLETVWGYDYFGDVRTVDVTIRRLREKIEDTPSRPEYILTRRGVGYYMRNND, encoded by the coding sequence ATGAAAAAAATATTAATTGTAGATGATGAGAAACCAATCTCAGATATTATTAAGTTTAATATGGCCAAGGAAGGTTATGAAGTCGTTACAGCCTTCAATGGTCGTGAGGCAATCGAGCTATTTGAAGCAGAGCAACCAGATATTATTATCCTCGACTTGATGCTACCTGAAATTGATGGTTTAGAAGTTGCTAAAGCTATTCGTAAGACTAGTAGCGTGCCGATTATCATGCTATCAGCTAAGGATAGCGAGTTTGACAAGGTTATTGGTTTAGAGTTAGGTGCAGACGATTATGTTACAAAACCTTTCTCAAACCGTGAATTGCAGGCTCGTGTCAAGGCCCTGCTTCGTCGTACAGACCTGGTTTCTGTGGATAGCCAAGAGTCTGATGAGAAGAAGACGCAACCTTTACAAATTGGTGATTTGGAAATTGTTCCAGATGCTTACGTGGCGAAGAAATATGGTGAGGAATTAGATTTGACCCACCGTGAGTTTGAACTCTTGTATCACTTGGCGTCTCATATTGGTCAAGTGATTACGCGTGAACATTTGCTTGAGACTGTATGGGGTTATGACTATTTTGGTGATGTTCGTACTGTGGACGTGACCATTAGACGCTTGCGTGAGAAAATAGAAGACACTCCAAGTCGTCCAGAGTACATTCTCACACGTCGTGGTGTTGGATACTATATGAGAAATAATGATTGA